One window from the genome of Podospora pseudocomata strain CBS 415.72m chromosome 6, whole genome shotgun sequence encodes:
- a CDS encoding hypothetical protein (EggNog:ENOG503NWSR; COG:S): MSPSSNGDSPHSSTATMTAAASATVVGRFPLPNRDFTIEVPSPQLLAQVQVNGGGVNSLKSPTSLKSARTPSFSREGILGSAQKARNLSQSSDNRPESNGMQKAPSDEGINPLKRRNTDAGVDYPRRRATIACEVCRSRKSRCDGTKPKCKLCTELGAECIYREPGIKLDAGDKLILERLNRIENLLQMNMVGHPNGMGMSHDSPNMSNGTALSGDNLMGIGSNAANFVSVIPSGGLGTWSATATNNISTMPKVHTNAALHLLQWPMIRDLVSRPYDPQILLQLEMAREPLHSLAKTPCVDLSNTNAYIEAYFDRVNIWYACVNPYTWRSHYRIALSNGFREGPESCIVLLVLALGQASSRGSISRIVPHEDPPGLQYFTAAWSLLPGMMTSNSVLAAQCHLLAAAYLFYLVRPLEAWNLLCTTSTKLQLLLMAPSRVPADQRELIERIYWNSLLFESDLLAELDLPHSGVVAFEENVGLPCGFEGDEQEAVGRDELWYFLAEIALRRLLNRVSQLIYSKDSMASTTSLEPVVAELDFQLTQWYESLPLPLQFPFTRTMLPDPVQTVLRLRFFACRTIIYRPYILAVLDNEQAVLDPSVREACTKCLEASIRQLEHITAHHAGHMPYLWQGALSIVSQTLLVMGATMSPSLSSILWSLVPHRDTIDQIINDVVMEIERYAVLSPSLSLSAEIIKEAEVRRRTYLSG; encoded by the exons ATGTCACCATCGTCCAACGGTGACTCTCCACATTCTTCCACGGCCACTATGACTGCGGCTGCCAGTGCTACTGTTGTAGGAAGGTTTCCATTGCCGAACAGGGACTTCACCATCGAGGTGCCCTCGCCCCAGCTTCTGGCCCAGGTCCAGGTTAACGGCGGTGGCGTAAACTCTCTCAAGTCACCAACATCTCTCAAGTCGGCTCGGACTCCTAGCTTCAGCAGGGAAGGCATACTCGGTTCGGCGCAGAAGGCGCGCAATCTTTCACAGTCATCAGACAACAGGCCAGAATCGAATGGGATGCAGAAGGCACCGAGCGATGAGGGTATCAACCCTCTTAAAAGGCGGAATACCGATGCGGGCGTCGACTATCCAAGGCGGAGGGCAACCATCGCT TGCGAGGTTTGCCGTTCGAGGAAGTCACGATGCGATGGCACGAAGCCAAAGTGCAAGCTATGTACCGAGTTGGGTGCCGAGTGCATTTATCGCGAGCCCGGCATCAAGCTGGATGCCGGCGACAAGCTTATCCTGGAGCGCTTGAACCGCATTGAGAACCTGCTCCAGATGAACATGGTGGGCCACCCCAATGGCATGGGCATGTCTCATGATTCGCCAAATATGAGCAATGGGACAGCTCTCAGCGGTGACAACTTGATGGGAATCGGGTCAAATGCCGCCAACTTTGTGTCCGTCATTCCCAGCGGTGGACTTGGGACATGGTCCGCCACAGCCACTAACAATATCTCGACCATGCCAAAGGTGCACACGAATGCGGCTCTGCATCTGCTGCAGTGGCCCATGATCCGCGATTTGGTATCACGACCGTACGACCCTCAAATTCTCCTGCAGCTTGAGATGGCCCGTGAGCCGCTGCACTCTCTCGCCAAGACTCCCTGCGTCGACCTCTCCAATACGAATGCCTACATCGAAGCCTACTTTGACAGAGTCAACATCTGGTACGCCTGCGTCAACCCATACACGTGGAGGAGCCACTACAGGATAGCGCTATCAAACGGTTTCAGAGAAGGACCAGAGAGTTGCATtgtgctgttggtgctggcccTGGGCCAGGCTAGCTCGAGAGGCAGCATCTCGAGGATTGTACCCCATGAGGACCCTCCCGGACTTCAGTATTTCACCGCAGCTTGGTCTCTGCTGCCAGGCATGATGACGTCCAACAGTGTGCTCGCAGCACAGTGTCActtgctggctgctgcttaCCTGTTTTACCTTGTTCGACCGCTGGAGGCATGGAACTTGCTTTGCACGACAAGTACGAAACTGCAGCTTTTGCTCATGGCGCCGAGCAGAGTGCCCGCTGATCAGAGGGAGCTGATCGAAAGAATTTACTGGAACTCACTTCTCTTCGAAAGCGATTTATTGGCCGAATTGGACCTCCCCCATTCTGGTGTGGTTGCATTTGAGGAGAATGTTGGTCTTCCCTGCGGGTTCGAGGGCGATGAGCAGGAAGCAGTTGGACGCGACGAGTTGTGGTATTTCCTGGCCGAGATTGCACTGAGGAGGCTGCTCAACCGCGTCAGTCAGCTCATCTACTCGAAGGATTCCAtggcatcaacaacaagcttgGAGCCGGTCGTGGCAGAGCTTGACTTCCAGCTGACACAGTGGTATGAGAGCTTGCCACTACCGCTGCAGTTTCCCTTCACACGGACGATGCTTCCCGATCCGGTGCAGACGGTGCTGAGATTACGCTTCTTCGCCTGCCGAACCATCATCTATCGACCTTATATTCTGGCGGTCCTTGACAACGAGCAAGCGGTGTTGGACCCCTCGGTGCGGGAGGCTTGCACAAAGTGCCTAGAAGCGTCAATCCGGCAACTGGAGCACATTACTGCGCA TCACGCCGGACATATGCCGTACCTTTGGCAGGGTGCTCTGTCCATTGTATCACAGACACTTTTGGTCATGGGCGCCACCATGTCGCCGTCACTGTCGAGCATCCTCTGGAGCCTGGTTCCCCACCGCGATACCATTGATCAAATCATCAACGACGTCGTCATGGAGATCGAACGCTACGCTGTCCTGTCGCCAAGTCTGAGCCTCTCGGCTGAAATCATCAAGGAAGCCGAAGTCAGACGTCGGACCTACCTCAGCGGGTGA